Proteins from one Nakamurella multipartita DSM 44233 genomic window:
- a CDS encoding flavin monoamine oxidase family protein, which yields MTRSVDVDVIVVGAGLAGLTAARDLNAAGVEVLTLEARDRVGGRAWTEPAALRGTGFEMGGMFVDPSHTAIVAELDRYGLTLDPLPFPTTVTWLTQGVARRGGLPVPPDELPQLEIAVRAWQDAAAEAGAGGFVPGSVAEFFTTRVHGPHTLDLLRAYFCTEVSGDWAEASMQTMAEDLAGSGGSVTRWTVAAMLAPTVHGGVSALTAALHREAGDVQLGTPVAGLTDDGSGVDVRTAAGGSRRSRAVVLATPLNTWRDVAVSPPWPAEAAALIARGHRGRGYKLGVLARGEIPDVAFCSLPNLLVVKTIRRWSDGTTSLVAFGPQPDGIDPDDLAAIADLLRPVAEDIEVLAAAMHNWTADPWSRGTWLAHDAATSAAQVDAVAVPHGRIVPAGGDVTRVSASYLEGAVHSGREAARTALGLLG from the coding sequence GTGACGAGATCGGTCGATGTGGACGTGATCGTGGTCGGTGCCGGCCTGGCCGGGTTGACCGCCGCGCGCGACCTGAACGCAGCCGGGGTCGAGGTGCTGACGCTGGAGGCCCGGGACCGGGTCGGTGGGCGAGCCTGGACCGAGCCGGCCGCACTGCGGGGCACCGGGTTCGAGATGGGCGGCATGTTCGTCGACCCGTCGCACACCGCGATCGTCGCCGAGCTCGACCGGTACGGGCTGACCCTGGATCCGCTGCCGTTCCCGACCACCGTCACCTGGCTGACCCAGGGCGTCGCCCGCCGCGGCGGTCTGCCGGTCCCGCCGGATGAGCTGCCGCAGCTGGAGATCGCGGTCCGCGCCTGGCAGGACGCGGCCGCCGAAGCGGGCGCCGGCGGCTTCGTCCCCGGCTCGGTGGCCGAGTTCTTCACCACCCGGGTGCACGGCCCGCACACCCTGGACCTGCTGCGGGCCTACTTCTGCACCGAGGTCTCCGGCGACTGGGCCGAGGCGTCCATGCAGACCATGGCCGAGGACCTGGCCGGTTCCGGCGGGTCGGTCACCCGCTGGACGGTGGCAGCCATGCTGGCCCCCACCGTGCACGGCGGCGTGAGCGCCCTGACCGCGGCGCTGCACCGCGAGGCGGGTGACGTCCAGCTCGGTACTCCGGTCGCCGGCCTGACCGACGACGGATCCGGCGTCGACGTGCGCACCGCCGCCGGCGGATCCCGGCGCAGCCGGGCGGTCGTGCTGGCCACCCCGCTGAATACCTGGCGCGACGTCGCCGTCTCCCCGCCCTGGCCGGCCGAGGCCGCCGCCCTGATCGCCCGCGGACACCGGGGGCGCGGGTACAAGCTCGGGGTGCTGGCCCGGGGCGAGATTCCCGATGTGGCCTTTTGCTCGCTGCCGAACCTGTTGGTGGTCAAGACGATTCGCCGGTGGTCGGACGGGACCACGAGCCTGGTGGCCTTCGGCCCGCAGCCGGACGGGATCGACCCGGACGATCTGGCCGCCATCGCCGACCTGCTGCGGCCCGTCGCCGAGGACATCGAGGTGCTGGCCGCGGCCATGCACAACTGGACCGCCGACCCCTGGTCCCGGGGCACCTGGTTGGCCCACGACGCGGCCACCAGCGCGGCGCAGGTCGACGCGGTGGCCGTCCCGCACGGCCGGATCGTGCCGGCCGGCGGCGACGTCACCCGGGTGTCCGCGTCCTACCTGGAAGGCGCCGTGCACAGTGGCCGCGAGGCGGCTCGCACCGCCCTGGGACTGCTGGGTTGA